A region of Takifugu rubripes chromosome 6, fTakRub1.2, whole genome shotgun sequence DNA encodes the following proteins:
- the mzt2b gene encoding mitotic-spindle organizing protein 2 isoform X1, whose product MSQPTQRAASAPGSPALVVTSIVQKYAMKKKKILSAEDAELFELTQAAGINMDQEVFKIIVDLLKMNVAPQAVFQTLKAMCAGQRIVETLGSTESSAASQSTSVAAAPTEPKEEEPLVSGKSPKLPTAPPTSSGPRATRVNTKIVVYGPQDTNTPHSQAVRSKTGAAHGEKSRETSSQRVQRQPSATRGQKNKSSGSSSSSSQINSS is encoded by the exons ATGTCTCAGCCAACACAACGCGCAGCCTCGGCCCCTGGATCTCCTGCGCTTGTGGTCACCAGTATCGTCCAGAAATACGccatgaaaaagaagaaaattctCAGTGCAGAAGATGCCGAGCTGTTTGAATTGACACAGGCTGCGGGGATCAACATGGACCAGGAAGTGTTTAA GATCATTGTGGACCTGCTGAAGATGAATGTGGCTCCCCAGGCAGTCTTCCAGACCCTCAAGGCCATGTGTGCAGGCCAGAGGATTGTTGAAACTTTGGGCAGCACTGAGTCTTCAGCtgcctcccagtcgaccagtgTCGCCGCTGCACCCACAGAGCCAAAAG AAGAGGAGCCTTTGGTCTCTGGAAAGAGCCCTAAGCTTCCCACAGCTCCCCCCACCTCATCTGGCCCCAGAGCCACAAGGGTCAACACTAAGATTGTGGTCTACGGCCCCCAAGACACTAACACTCCTCACTCTCAAG CGGTGCGCAGTAAAACAGGAGCGGCCCACGGTGAGAAGAGCAGGGAGACCTCCAGTCAGCGAGTGCAGCGGCAGCCCagcgccaccagggggcagaagAATAAGAGCTCcgggagcagcagctcctcttcccAGATAAACTCCTCATAG
- the mzt2b gene encoding mitotic-spindle organizing protein 2 isoform X2 codes for MSQPTQRAASAPGSPALVVTSIVQKYAMKKKKILSAEDAELFELTQAAGINMDQEVFKIIVDLLKMNVAPQAVFQTLKAMCAGQRIVETLGSTESSAASQSTSVAAAPTEPKEEPLVSGKSPKLPTAPPTSSGPRATRVNTKIVVYGPQDTNTPHSQAVRSKTGAAHGEKSRETSSQRVQRQPSATRGQKNKSSGSSSSSSQINSS; via the exons ATGTCTCAGCCAACACAACGCGCAGCCTCGGCCCCTGGATCTCCTGCGCTTGTGGTCACCAGTATCGTCCAGAAATACGccatgaaaaagaagaaaattctCAGTGCAGAAGATGCCGAGCTGTTTGAATTGACACAGGCTGCGGGGATCAACATGGACCAGGAAGTGTTTAA GATCATTGTGGACCTGCTGAAGATGAATGTGGCTCCCCAGGCAGTCTTCCAGACCCTCAAGGCCATGTGTGCAGGCCAGAGGATTGTTGAAACTTTGGGCAGCACTGAGTCTTCAGCtgcctcccagtcgaccagtgTCGCCGCTGCACCCACAGAGCCAAAAG AGGAGCCTTTGGTCTCTGGAAAGAGCCCTAAGCTTCCCACAGCTCCCCCCACCTCATCTGGCCCCAGAGCCACAAGGGTCAACACTAAGATTGTGGTCTACGGCCCCCAAGACACTAACACTCCTCACTCTCAAG CGGTGCGCAGTAAAACAGGAGCGGCCCACGGTGAGAAGAGCAGGGAGACCTCCAGTCAGCGAGTGCAGCGGCAGCCCagcgccaccagggggcagaagAATAAGAGCTCcgggagcagcagctcctcttcccAGATAAACTCCTCATAG
- the mzt2b gene encoding mitotic-spindle organizing protein 2 isoform X3 — MSQPTQRAASAPGSPALVVTSIVQKYAMKKKKILSAEDAELFELTQAAGINMDQEVFKIIVDLLKMNVAPQAVFQTLKAMCAGQRIVETLGSTESSAASQSTSVAAAPTEPKAVRSKTGAAHGEKSRETSSQRVQRQPSATRGQKNKSSGSSSSSSQINSS, encoded by the exons ATGTCTCAGCCAACACAACGCGCAGCCTCGGCCCCTGGATCTCCTGCGCTTGTGGTCACCAGTATCGTCCAGAAATACGccatgaaaaagaagaaaattctCAGTGCAGAAGATGCCGAGCTGTTTGAATTGACACAGGCTGCGGGGATCAACATGGACCAGGAAGTGTTTAA GATCATTGTGGACCTGCTGAAGATGAATGTGGCTCCCCAGGCAGTCTTCCAGACCCTCAAGGCCATGTGTGCAGGCCAGAGGATTGTTGAAACTTTGGGCAGCACTGAGTCTTCAGCtgcctcccagtcgaccagtgTCGCCGCTGCACCCACAGAGCCAAAAG CGGTGCGCAGTAAAACAGGAGCGGCCCACGGTGAGAAGAGCAGGGAGACCTCCAGTCAGCGAGTGCAGCGGCAGCCCagcgccaccagggggcagaagAATAAGAGCTCcgggagcagcagctcctcttcccAGATAAACTCCTCATAG
- the trim23 gene encoding E3 ubiquitin-protein ligase TRIM23 isoform X1: MAAAAAGINKQVAVAVMEPCIRHGRGANAHTVKVLECGVCEDVFSLQGDKVPRLLLCGHTVCHDCLTRLPLHGRAVRCPFDRQVTELGDSGVWGLKKNFALLELLERLQNGASNQSGMADDTLKGMGERIIRCDEDESHTASMYCTVCATHLCAECSQLTHSTRTLAKHRRVPLADKPHEKTLCPQHQVHAIEFVCLEEACQSGALMCCVCKEYGKHQGHKHALLETEANQIRASILDMAHCIRTFTDEVSEYSRKLVGIVQQIEGGEQIVEDGVGMAHTEHVPGTAESARSCVRAYFADLHETLCRQEEMALSVVDAHVRERLIWLRQQQEDMTILLSQVSTACLHCEKTLQQDDCRVVLAKQEISCLLETLQKQQHQFTELADHIQLDAGIPVTFTKDNRVHIGPKMEIRVVTLGLDGAGKTTILFKLKQDEFMQPIPTIGFNVETVEYKNLKFTIWDVGGKHKLRPLWKHYYLNTQAVVFVIDSCHRDRLMEAHSELAKLLTEKELRDALLLIFANKQDVPGVVSVEEMTELLSLHKLCCGRSWHIQGCDARSGMGLHEGLDWLSRQLVAAGVLDVA, encoded by the exons AtggccgctgctgcagctggaataaACAAGCAGGTCGCTGTAGCTGTGATGGAGCCCTGTATCCGACACGGGAGAGGAGCTAATGCCCACACGGTTAAG GTGTTGGAGTGTGGTGTCTGCGAGGATGTCTTCTCCCTGCAAGGGGACAAGGTCCCCCGTCTTCTGCTGTGTGGTCACACGGTGTGCCATGACTGTCTCACCCGGCTGCCCCTCCATGGCCGAGCGGTCCGCTGCCCCTTCGACAGACAGGTCACTGAGCTGG GGGATTCTGGAGTTTGGGGTTTGAAGAAGAACTTTGCGCTTTTAGAGCTTCTTGAGCGACTCCAAAATGGAGCGAGCAATCAGTCAGGAATGGCAGACGACACCCTGAAAGGCATGGGAGAG CGCATCATTCGCTGCGATGAGGACGAGAGCCACACGGCCTCCATGTACTGCACCGTGTGTGCCACTCACCTGTGTGCCGAGTGCTCCCAGCTCACCCACTCCACCCGCACGCTGGCCAAGCACCGCCGGGTGCCGCTGGCGGACAAGCCTCACGAGAAGACCCTGTGCCCGCAGCACCAGGTCCACGCCATTGAGTTTGTGTGCCTGGAGGAAGCCTGTCAGTCGGGGGCCCTCATGTGCTGCGTGTGTAAGGAGTACGGCAAACATCAAGGGCATAAG caTGCTCTTCTGGAAACCGAAGCAAACCAGATCCGCGCGTCCATCCTGGACATGGCACACTGCATCCGCACCTTCACAGACGAGGTGTCGGAGTACTCTCGGAAGTTGGTGGGAATCGTTCAGCAGATAGAGGGCGGGGAGCAGATAGTGGAGGACGGCGTCGGCATGGCGCACACAGAACAC GTCCCCGGCACAGCGGAGAGCGCGCGCTCCTGCGTCCGGGCTTACTTCGCAGACCTCCACGAGACGCTGTGTCGGCAGGAGGAGATGGCGCTGAGCGTGGTGGACGCCCACGTCAGGGAGAGGCTGATCtggctgaggcagcagcaggaggacatgACCATCCTGCTGTCTCAGGTGTCCACCGCCTGCCTGCACTGTGAAAAAACCCTTCAACAG GACGACTGCAGAGTTGTGCTGGCCAAGCAGGAGATCAGCTGCTTATTGGAGACGctccagaagcagcagcaccagttcaCGGAGCTGGCCGACCACATTCAGCTGGACGCCGGCATCCCCGTCACCTTCACCAAG GACAACCGGGTCCACATAGGTCCGAAGATGGAGATCCGCGTTGTGACTCTGGGTCTGGATGGAGCCGGAAAAACCACCATCCTCTTCAAGCTCAAACAGGACGAGTTCATGCAGCCGATCCCGACGATCG GCTTTAATGTGGAGACGGTGGAATACAAGAACTTAAAGTTCACCATCTGGGACGTGGGTGGAAAACACAAGCTCAGGCCTCTCTGGAAACACTACTACCTGAACACTCAAG CGGTGGTGTTTGTGATCGACAGCTGTCACCGGGACAGACTCATGGAGGCCCACAGCGAGCTCGCCAAACTACTGACGGAGAAGGAGCTGCGAGACgcgctgctgctcatcttcGCCAACAAACAG GATGTCCCCGGCGTCGTGTCGGTGGAGGAGATGACGGAGCTGCTGAGCCTGCACAAGCTGTGCTGCGGGAGGAGCTGGCACATCCAGGGCTGCGACGCCCGCAGCGGGATGGGACTCCACGAGGGGCTGGACTGGCTCTCAAGGCAGCTGGTGGCAGCAGGGGTCCTGGATGTGGCCTAA
- the trim23 gene encoding E3 ubiquitin-protein ligase TRIM23 isoform X2 — protein sequence MAAAAAGINKQVAVAVMEPCIRHGRGANAHTVLECGVCEDVFSLQGDKVPRLLLCGHTVCHDCLTRLPLHGRAVRCPFDRQVTELGDSGVWGLKKNFALLELLERLQNGASNQSGMADDTLKGMGERIIRCDEDESHTASMYCTVCATHLCAECSQLTHSTRTLAKHRRVPLADKPHEKTLCPQHQVHAIEFVCLEEACQSGALMCCVCKEYGKHQGHKHALLETEANQIRASILDMAHCIRTFTDEVSEYSRKLVGIVQQIEGGEQIVEDGVGMAHTEHVPGTAESARSCVRAYFADLHETLCRQEEMALSVVDAHVRERLIWLRQQQEDMTILLSQVSTACLHCEKTLQQDDCRVVLAKQEISCLLETLQKQQHQFTELADHIQLDAGIPVTFTKDNRVHIGPKMEIRVVTLGLDGAGKTTILFKLKQDEFMQPIPTIGFNVETVEYKNLKFTIWDVGGKHKLRPLWKHYYLNTQAVVFVIDSCHRDRLMEAHSELAKLLTEKELRDALLLIFANKQDVPGVVSVEEMTELLSLHKLCCGRSWHIQGCDARSGMGLHEGLDWLSRQLVAAGVLDVA from the exons AtggccgctgctgcagctggaataaACAAGCAGGTCGCTGTAGCTGTGATGGAGCCCTGTATCCGACACGGGAGAGGAGCTAATGCCCACACG GTGTTGGAGTGTGGTGTCTGCGAGGATGTCTTCTCCCTGCAAGGGGACAAGGTCCCCCGTCTTCTGCTGTGTGGTCACACGGTGTGCCATGACTGTCTCACCCGGCTGCCCCTCCATGGCCGAGCGGTCCGCTGCCCCTTCGACAGACAGGTCACTGAGCTGG GGGATTCTGGAGTTTGGGGTTTGAAGAAGAACTTTGCGCTTTTAGAGCTTCTTGAGCGACTCCAAAATGGAGCGAGCAATCAGTCAGGAATGGCAGACGACACCCTGAAAGGCATGGGAGAG CGCATCATTCGCTGCGATGAGGACGAGAGCCACACGGCCTCCATGTACTGCACCGTGTGTGCCACTCACCTGTGTGCCGAGTGCTCCCAGCTCACCCACTCCACCCGCACGCTGGCCAAGCACCGCCGGGTGCCGCTGGCGGACAAGCCTCACGAGAAGACCCTGTGCCCGCAGCACCAGGTCCACGCCATTGAGTTTGTGTGCCTGGAGGAAGCCTGTCAGTCGGGGGCCCTCATGTGCTGCGTGTGTAAGGAGTACGGCAAACATCAAGGGCATAAG caTGCTCTTCTGGAAACCGAAGCAAACCAGATCCGCGCGTCCATCCTGGACATGGCACACTGCATCCGCACCTTCACAGACGAGGTGTCGGAGTACTCTCGGAAGTTGGTGGGAATCGTTCAGCAGATAGAGGGCGGGGAGCAGATAGTGGAGGACGGCGTCGGCATGGCGCACACAGAACAC GTCCCCGGCACAGCGGAGAGCGCGCGCTCCTGCGTCCGGGCTTACTTCGCAGACCTCCACGAGACGCTGTGTCGGCAGGAGGAGATGGCGCTGAGCGTGGTGGACGCCCACGTCAGGGAGAGGCTGATCtggctgaggcagcagcaggaggacatgACCATCCTGCTGTCTCAGGTGTCCACCGCCTGCCTGCACTGTGAAAAAACCCTTCAACAG GACGACTGCAGAGTTGTGCTGGCCAAGCAGGAGATCAGCTGCTTATTGGAGACGctccagaagcagcagcaccagttcaCGGAGCTGGCCGACCACATTCAGCTGGACGCCGGCATCCCCGTCACCTTCACCAAG GACAACCGGGTCCACATAGGTCCGAAGATGGAGATCCGCGTTGTGACTCTGGGTCTGGATGGAGCCGGAAAAACCACCATCCTCTTCAAGCTCAAACAGGACGAGTTCATGCAGCCGATCCCGACGATCG GCTTTAATGTGGAGACGGTGGAATACAAGAACTTAAAGTTCACCATCTGGGACGTGGGTGGAAAACACAAGCTCAGGCCTCTCTGGAAACACTACTACCTGAACACTCAAG CGGTGGTGTTTGTGATCGACAGCTGTCACCGGGACAGACTCATGGAGGCCCACAGCGAGCTCGCCAAACTACTGACGGAGAAGGAGCTGCGAGACgcgctgctgctcatcttcGCCAACAAACAG GATGTCCCCGGCGTCGTGTCGGTGGAGGAGATGACGGAGCTGCTGAGCCTGCACAAGCTGTGCTGCGGGAGGAGCTGGCACATCCAGGGCTGCGACGCCCGCAGCGGGATGGGACTCCACGAGGGGCTGGACTGGCTCTCAAGGCAGCTGGTGGCAGCAGGGGTCCTGGATGTGGCCTAA
- the trim23 gene encoding E3 ubiquitin-protein ligase TRIM23 isoform X3, which yields MRTRATRPPCTAPCVPLTCVPSAPSSPTPPARWPSTFVCLEEACQSGALMCCVCKEYGKHQGHKHALLETEANQIRASILDMAHCIRTFTDEVSEYSRKLVGIVQQIEGGEQIVEDGVGMAHTEHVPGTAESARSCVRAYFADLHETLCRQEEMALSVVDAHVRERLIWLRQQQEDMTILLSQVSTACLHCEKTLQQDDCRVVLAKQEISCLLETLQKQQHQFTELADHIQLDAGIPVTFTKDNRVHIGPKMEIRVVTLGLDGAGKTTILFKLKQDEFMQPIPTIGFNVETVEYKNLKFTIWDVGGKHKLRPLWKHYYLNTQAVVFVIDSCHRDRLMEAHSELAKLLTEKELRDALLLIFANKQDVPGVVSVEEMTELLSLHKLCCGRSWHIQGCDARSGMGLHEGLDWLSRQLVAAGVLDVA from the exons ATGAGGACGAGAGCCACACGGCCTCCATGTACTGCACCGTGTGTGCCACTCACCTGTGTGCCGAGTGCTCCCAGCTCACCCACTCCACCCGCACGCTGGCCAAGCACC TTTGTGTGCCTGGAGGAAGCCTGTCAGTCGGGGGCCCTCATGTGCTGCGTGTGTAAGGAGTACGGCAAACATCAAGGGCATAAG caTGCTCTTCTGGAAACCGAAGCAAACCAGATCCGCGCGTCCATCCTGGACATGGCACACTGCATCCGCACCTTCACAGACGAGGTGTCGGAGTACTCTCGGAAGTTGGTGGGAATCGTTCAGCAGATAGAGGGCGGGGAGCAGATAGTGGAGGACGGCGTCGGCATGGCGCACACAGAACAC GTCCCCGGCACAGCGGAGAGCGCGCGCTCCTGCGTCCGGGCTTACTTCGCAGACCTCCACGAGACGCTGTGTCGGCAGGAGGAGATGGCGCTGAGCGTGGTGGACGCCCACGTCAGGGAGAGGCTGATCtggctgaggcagcagcaggaggacatgACCATCCTGCTGTCTCAGGTGTCCACCGCCTGCCTGCACTGTGAAAAAACCCTTCAACAG GACGACTGCAGAGTTGTGCTGGCCAAGCAGGAGATCAGCTGCTTATTGGAGACGctccagaagcagcagcaccagttcaCGGAGCTGGCCGACCACATTCAGCTGGACGCCGGCATCCCCGTCACCTTCACCAAG GACAACCGGGTCCACATAGGTCCGAAGATGGAGATCCGCGTTGTGACTCTGGGTCTGGATGGAGCCGGAAAAACCACCATCCTCTTCAAGCTCAAACAGGACGAGTTCATGCAGCCGATCCCGACGATCG GCTTTAATGTGGAGACGGTGGAATACAAGAACTTAAAGTTCACCATCTGGGACGTGGGTGGAAAACACAAGCTCAGGCCTCTCTGGAAACACTACTACCTGAACACTCAAG CGGTGGTGTTTGTGATCGACAGCTGTCACCGGGACAGACTCATGGAGGCCCACAGCGAGCTCGCCAAACTACTGACGGAGAAGGAGCTGCGAGACgcgctgctgctcatcttcGCCAACAAACAG GATGTCCCCGGCGTCGTGTCGGTGGAGGAGATGACGGAGCTGCTGAGCCTGCACAAGCTGTGCTGCGGGAGGAGCTGGCACATCCAGGGCTGCGACGCCCGCAGCGGGATGGGACTCCACGAGGGGCTGGACTGGCTCTCAAGGCAGCTGGTGGCAGCAGGGGTCCTGGATGTGGCCTAA
- the ppwd1 gene encoding peptidylprolyl isomerase domain and WD repeat-containing protein 1, whose amino-acid sequence MAAAESVELKRKADNNADGDGDAEEDEWVGPMPSEATKTKKRKVLEFERVYLDNLPSAAMYERSYMHRDVITHIVCTKTDFVITASQDGHLKFWKKNEHEGIEFVKHFRSHLGVLESIAVSSEGALFCSVGDDQAMKVFDVVNFDMINMLKLGFHPGKCEWISNPRDAISTVACSEKSTGKIFVYDGRGNGQPLHIFEKMHAAPLSQIRLNPQFRVIVSADKAGMLEYWTGLPSEFKFPKNVHWEYKTDTDLYEFAKHKTYPTSLAFSPDGKKMATIACDRKVRIFRFLTGKLMRVFDESLTMFTELQQMRQQLPDMEFGRRMAAERELEKVDGIRLVNIIFDETGHFVLYGTMLGIKVINVETNKCVRILGKLENIRVVQLSLFQGVAKTVQVAPTVEMKASDNPALKNVEPDPTIFCTAFKKNRFYMFTKREPEDTKSADSDRDIFNEKPSKEEVMAATQAEGPKRVSDSAIIHTTMGDIHIKLFPVECPKTVENFCVHSRNGYYNNHIFHRVIKGFMIQTGDPTGTGMGGESIWGGEFEDEFQPTLRHDRPYTLSMANGGPASNGSQFFITVVPTPWLDNKHTVFGRCTKGMETVQRISNSKVHPKTDKPYEDINIISITIK is encoded by the exons ATGGCGGCAGCAGAAAGTGTGGAACTTAAGCGAAAAGCAGACAATAACGCCGATGGGGACGGGGATGCAGAAGAGGATGAATGGGTTGGTCCAATGCCGAGCGAAGCCACTAAGACCAAGAAAAGGAAAG tGCTCGAATTTGAACGTGTGTATCTGGACAATCTCCCGTCAGCTGCAATGTATGAACGAAGCTACATGCACAGAGATGTTATTACGCACATAGTATGCACCAA GACAGACTTTGTTATTACAGCCAGCCAAGATGGACATTTAAAGTTTTGGAAGAAAAACGAGCATGAAGGAATAGAGTTTGTGAAACATTTTCGAAGCCATTTGG GTGTATTAGAAAGCATTGCAGTCAGCTCTGAAGGGGCCCTCTTCTGCTCTGTTGGTGATGACCAGGCTATGAAAGTATTTGATGTTGTCAACTTTGACATGATCAACATGTTGAAATTGGG TTTTCATCCAGGCAAGTGTGAGTGGATCTCCAATCCTAGAGATGCCATTTCCACTGTGGCCTGTTCAGAAAAATCAACAGGGAAGATTTTTGTCTATGATGGAAGAGGAAACGGTCAGCCCCTGCACATCTTTGAGAAGATGCACGCCGCCCCATTATCCCAAATTCGCCTGAATCCTCAATTTCGAGTCATCGTCTCTGCTGACAAAGCAGGAATGCTGGAGTACTGGACCGGCCTGCCGAGCGAATTCAAGTTCCCCAAGAACGTCCATTGGGAATACAAAACGGACACAGACTTGTATGAATTCGCCAAACACAAAACCTATCCCACCAGTCTTGCATTTTCCCCTGACGGGAAGAAAATGGCCACCATTGCCTGTGACAGGAAAGTCCGAATCTTCCGCTTCCTTACAGGAAAACTCATGAGAGTTTTCGATGAATCCCTTACA ATGtttacagagctgcagcagatgaggcagcagctgcctgaCATGGAGTTTGGAAGGAGAatggctgcagagagagaacTGGAGAAGGTGGATGGTATCCGGCTCGTCAATATCATCTTTGATGAAACTGGTCACTTTGTGCTTTATGGGACCATGCTGGGCATCAAGGTCATCAATGTGGAAACCAACAA ATGTGTGCGGATTCTTGGGAAACTGGAGAACATTCGTGTGGTCCAGTTGAGCCTGTTCCAGGGGGTCGCCAAGACCGTGCAAGTGGCGCCTACAGTAGAAATGAAGGCATCTGACAACCCTGCCTTGAAGAACGTGGAGCCTGACCCGACTATATTCTGCACCGCCTTTAAGAAGAATCGCTTCTACATG TTTACCAAAAGAGAACCCGAGGATACCAAGAGCGCCGATTCAGACAGAGACATCTTTAACGAGAAGCCCTCAAAGGAAGAGGTGATGGCGGCCACGCAGGCCGAGGGCCCTAAGAGGGTGTCAGACAGCGCCATCATCCACACCACCATGGGAGACATACACATCAAACTCTTCCCTGTAGA ATGTCCCAAAACTGTGGAGAACTTCTGTGTGCACAGCAGGAACGGCTACTACAATAACCACATATTCCACAGAGTCATCAAA GGCTTCATGATCCAGACGGGAGACCCCACAGGCACGGGCATGGGTGGGGAGAGCATCTGGGGAGGAGAGTTCGAGGATGAGTTCCAACCAACACTGAGGCACGACCGCCCCTACACGCTCAGTATGGCCAATGGAGGCCCCGCCTCCAACGGCTCGCAGTTTTTCATCACTGTTGTGCCCACT CCTTGGCTGGACAACAAGCACACCGTGTTTGGAAGATGCACGAAAGGAATGGAAACGGTCCAGAGGATCTCCAACTCCAAAGTCCACCCAAAGACTGACAAACCTTACGAAGACATCAACATCATCAGTATTACCATTAAGTGA